The DNA region TTCTTCTTCCGGTTCTTCTTCCTCTTTTTGCTCGGAGGATTCGTCGCCAAAGCTGCTGTCCGGCTCTGAGGACTCGTCCTGAGGTTCGCTTTCGTCCTCGTCCGCCGAAGCCATCGCTTCCACATCCGAGGAGGACGGCTTGTCCGCGCCGGAAAAATAATCTTTCCCAACAAAAGCCAAAACGCCCGTCAGCAGCGTCACCACAAGAAACGCGGCCACCAGGACGATCGTGATTTTATTCGGGTTTGGGGCTTTTTTTGCCACGCGGTTTCCTCCCCGGCGCCGGAAAACCCGACGCGTTCATTTTGTCAGGGCGCGCGGAGAATTTTCCGCGCGCCCGCCGGATCAAAACAGGTTTTGCAGGTTCTGGCATTCAGCTTCGATCTGCGCGCCGCCCTGCCCGAACAGCGAATCGTAGCTATAGACCGCGATCCCGCCGTAATGCGAATTCTGACGCGCGGTTTTGACCATCCGCGCGAGCAGGTCGGTGGTGCCGATCCACTCATTTTTGCCGGCTCCGGCCCATTCGTCAACCACGCCGACCTTATAGCCCGCCAAACCGACATAAAGCCGGACCCCGTCCGTCTTGATCATCCCGTTCCATTTGGCGACCGTTTCTTCATATGGACAGGTATCATTCTGGTAGCCGTAGTAAACCTGCGGCAGGATATAATCGACATAACCGGGATTCGCGAGCCATTTGCCCACGTCGGCAAACTGGCTTTCGTAATTGATCTTGGTGTTGCCCTGCGGGCTGATGCCGAAAATGCAGTCCGGGTCAAGCTCCTTGACCGCCGCGTAGACCTCCCGCACCAGGGTGTTGACGTTTTCCCTTCTCCAGTCGGCATGGCCCAGCTTACTGCCCGATTTCTGATAGGAGGCCCGGTCGAAGGAAAGATCGCTGGTCGGATAGAAATAGTCGTCGAAGTGGATGCCATCCACATCGTAATTTTTCACAATTTCCTTTACACCGTTTACAATCAGCTTGCGCGCGTCGGCGCTTCCGGGATTGTAGTAGACCCCGCCGTTCCAGGAAAGCGCCGCGTCATTACCCGCGTTCAGCCATTTCTTCGCCTGGTTGGAGGAAGCCATCTCAGGCGTCGCCGAAACCCGCACCCGGTAAGGATTGAGCCACGCCTCGATACGCAGGTCATATTTGTCCGCCGCCGCGCACATCACCGCGAGCGGATCGTAACCCGGATTCTTCCCCTCGGTGCCAGTGATGCGGGCCGACCAAGGGAAATAATCAGAATCATAATAAGCGTCACCAAATGGACGCACCTGCGCGAACACAGTGTTGAATCCGAAGTCCGCGATCTTTTGGAAAGCGGCGTCGATATTCGCGGTGAACTGCGCCTCATTTTGGCCCTTGATCATCGCGTCGAGGTTCAGATAGGAAAGCCATACCCCACGCATTTCATCCGGTTGGTTGTCGGGAGTCTGCTGCGCCGCATCCGCGGAGGCGGAAAGCTGCACCAGCTCACCCGGCAGCCGCTCGTCCAAAGCGGACGGGACCTCCACGCCATAGACGGTCTTGGAGTTTGTCCGGGTCAGATAGACGTCCTCCCGCGTGTCATTTCTATCGGACGGTTCCCCGCTTGTCCGCTGGCAGCCCGCCGCGCCGGCAAGCAGGAATACCGACAGTATAACAGATAAAATCCTCTTCATAAAATTTTCCCTTTCTGCGTGAAAACTCATCTTCATATTACACGTTTCGACGATTTTAGTCAATCGTTTTGGACAATCTTATCCGCCGGGAATTGACTTTTTCAACTTTTGGTATAAACTAAAGAAAAAGGCCTTCGGAGGTTTCCATGTTCTTTATAGGTATATTCGGTTCCGATTCCAAAGTAGTACCGGTCGGGCAGATTTCCGGCGTGGTTTGTCCCGTCTGCGGCAAGACCGTCTCAATGAGCGTCTGCCGCAGTTACAGTTACATCCATTTTTTCTTCATCCCGGTTATCAAATACCATTCGGTCTACATTGCCACCTGCCCGCAATGCGCGAGCGTTTTCGAGCTGTCTGCCGAAACCGGCAAGCAGATCCAGCACGGCGGCCTTGCAGAGGCCCGGCCCGGCGACTTGAAACTGCTGCGCAGCAACCTCGTTCCGCGCTGCCCGGCCTGTGGCGCGGCCCAGTCGGAGGACAGCCTCTTTTGCAATAAGTGCGGCGCAAAGCTCTGATTGCTGCCGGAAAACGACAAAAACCGCCCTGCCAAAGATTGGCAGGGCGGTTTTCCTTTTTATTTTTTCGTTTCCGCCTGTCCGTCCACAATTCCCTCGCAGACCCGGCGCAGATAGTTAGAGCCGCTCGAAAGCGCCAGCACAACCGCCAGCGAGTGCGATGCGCTGGAAAAGTCCCCATCCGCGCCGATCCAGCCCAGCAGAAGCGCCGGAAGCTGCTCACGCAGCTTTTCCTTGAGCCGCAGCGATTCGCTGTAGGCCGCCTCGAAATCCGCAGGTTCCGACACATTTTGCATCAGCACGCGGATGTCCGCAAGCGAAAGGTTCTGTTTGAGGTTCAGGATACAGAGCAGCTGCATGAGCTGCGCGCGGGAATACTTTTTACCTTTGACGGGTAAAATAAGGCGTTCCTTGCTGTAGTTATTCACCATTGTTTTTGTCAGCAGCTTGTCGTCCGGACGACGCTTGTTTGCAGCAAGCCCCTCATCGAACAGGGTAAGGATCTGATCCATATAGAGATCAAGTCCCGGCAGGCGGGCGGGCGTCAAATCCGCGTCGTCCAACGCTTTTTCCAGATAATTTTCCAGCTTTTTCATGCGAACACCTCTTTTTCCAGATAGGTCTATTCTATAACAGATTGTGAACTTTTGCAAGATACGGTTGTATTTTCTTTTTTATGTGATATTATAATTATATAAAGTAGTTTTTAACTCTATATTATAGACTGGAAGTGATCTTATGCCGCGTATTTTCCTGCGTGCCCGCGATCCGATCAGCAGCTATTCGCATTTTATTGGCGCGGGGCTTTCGCTCGTCGGGCTGATTGTGATGGCTGTCCATCTCGCGCTGAAACCAGCCCCCACCCCGCAGCTCGTCATATCCTGCCTGCTTTTCTGCCTTTCGCTGATCGCGCTTTACTGTGCCAGCGGAATCTATCATTTTTCGATGGCCTCTGAAAAGGTGCTCCTCGTCCTGCGCAAGCTGGACCATGCCATGATCTATGTTCTGATCGCCGGAACCTATACCCCGCTGCTGCTCAACCTGCTGCCTAAACCCGGCAATGTGATCTTCACCACGGTGATGTGGGGGATCGCCGCCGCGGGCATTGGGATGAAACTATTGTGGATGAATGCTCCGCGCTGGCTTGGCACCACGCTCTACATCCTCATGGGATGGGCAATTGTCGTCGACCTGCCCGCCCTTGGACAACTCCCCGTTTTCGGGATTGTCCTGCTGGTTGCCGGCGGCCTTTCCTATACAGCCGGCGGGATTATCTACATGGTGAAACATCCAAATTTTTCCGACCGCTTCGGGTTTCATGAGTTCTTCCATCTGTTTGTCATTCTAGGCAGCCTCTGCCACTATTTTATGGTGCTGCTTTACATCGCATAGTTGCGCAAAACATCCGGTTATGATATCCTTTTCCTGTAACTTTCGCGGAAAGGGGCGGATTGTTTGGATTGGAAGCTGAGTTTCGGTTCGGTAGGGCTGATTGCGCTGATCCTTACGGGAGGGCTCGTCTGGTACAATATTCAGAACGCCCCACGGGAGGTGCCGCCAAGCATTTCCTTTTCCGAACCCGCTGTGATCAATCCATATCCGGAATTGGAAGGCGTCCACATCAATATCAACCGCGCCACTGTCGAGGAGCTGCAGCAGCTTCCCGGAATCGGCGAAACAAAGGCGCAGGCGATTTACGATTATGTACAGGCCTGCGGCGGGATCAAAAGTTTCCGTCAGCTGCTCGATGTCGAGGGTATCGGCGAAAAGACGCTGCGGAATATCCAACCGTATCTGACCATTTCCCCTCCCGATAAAAAAGGGCAGCCATAAAATATGGCTGCCCTTTTTTATCGGATTTTCGCCTATTCGCCGGAAACTTTGCCGCTTCCTTCATTTTTTGAGGTCGTCCTTTAACTTCTTAACCCCCCGCCTCACCGTTTCCATTTTTGAAACATGCTCCTGTCCGCTGTAGCTGTCGATAATGCTTTTGCATTCGTCATCGAACTTTATCGTCATCTGGTGCGGTTTGGGGTTGTCGGTTGGACGGCCCATTTTTTTCGTTCCCAATTTATCACCCCACTTTGGAACTTCCAAAGTATATCACATAAGAAATTCTAAAGTCAAGTGTATTTTGAATAAATTAAGATAACAAAAACGGACGCTTCGTCAGAAGCGTCCGCTTTTGTTGGAGCGGGTTACGAGGTTCGAACTCGCTTCCCCACCCCACAAAAGCTGCGCTTTCGCGGGGACCCCGAACCTCCGAATAAAAAATCGGTGGAGGCAGCGAGTTCTTCGCAAAATGCAAAAGAACGTCTCTTCCGAGACGTTCTTTTTGTTGGAGCGGGTTACGAGGTTCGAACTCGCTACCTCCACCTTGGCAAGGTGGCGCTCTACCAAATGAGCTAAACCCGCGAATGGTGCCTTCGGTCGGAATCGAACCAACGACACGAGGATTTTCAGTCCTCTGCTCTACCAACTGAGCTACAAAGGCACATCTGCAATGCCCAGCAGAGGCGGAAAAAGAAAATGGCGACCCGGATGGGGCTCGAACCCACGACCTCTAGCGTGACAGGCTAGCGTTCTAACCAACTGAACTACCGGGCCACATATGGTGGGAACTACAGGGCTCGAACCTGTGACCCCCTGCTTGTAAGGCAGGTGCTCTCCCAGCTGAGCTAAGCTCCCAAAACTCTGCCGGTGGAGTCACCCACAAGCGACGAAAATTATTATACTATGTCGGATTTAAAATGTCAACCCATTTTTTTGCCAAAAACGAGAAAAATTTATCCCGCTCGCGCAAGTCCGCGCAACCGGCTCATCCATCCCTTTTGACAACAATTTTAGGATGAACCATCCTGATAATTTTATGCACGCGGTAAAAACTATAAAAACAGGGAGGTGAGCGATATGCTCGAAAAAAATAAATTTATCAACCCGAACCGAAAATCGAAAAAGGTCCTTCATGGAAACTACGCGCGGATCGATCCAAATGCCGAGATCACGAGCGCGTTCATCAACCAGGCAATCAGCCAGGTGGATGGTTCTGCCGACGGCGTCCCACACACAAGCGAACAGAATGTGGCCCATACGCGCGACTGGGTCAGCGAAAGCAAAAAATGAAACCCAAACCGGGCCTGTCCAGCTGGACAGGCCCGGTTTTTATCACAGGAAGCATTCCACTTCTTTGCGCGCTTTATACATTGTTTCCAGCAACAGCCTGATTTTGTTCGCATTGAAATCCCGCGCTTTTGCCGGGCAGATCCTGACGCAGCGCATGCAGGAAATGCACTTTGCCTCGTCGATCGCAAGCGTCTCGGGATCGATCGCCCCAGTCGGACAGCCCGCCGCGCAGGTACCGCAGCGGCTGCAGCGGGAATCATCCAAAGTCATCTCCTTTTGGGCCGGGAATTTCTTTTTCGGATTTTCGTCTCCCGGAAACTTTGCGGGAGAAAAATCTCCCTTCGCCAGCTTTTCCCGTACCTTCTGCGCGTACCGGTCAAACGCCTCCATATCGGCGGCGTCCGGCCTTCCACTTCCCAGCTTCTCTGAATAAATATGCGGGATAATACAGGCAATCCCACCGATACAGCGAAATCCCCGCGCTTCCAGGAGGCGTTTCATCTGCGCGAGCGCATCGTCGTAATGCCGGTTGCCATAGGCCGCCATAACGACGCAGGGTGTCCCCTCCCCTTTCAGGTTTTCCAGCAATCCGTCCACCGGCGGAATCTGTCCGGAATAAACCGGGCAGGCGGCAAGCAGCAAATCTTCTCCGCCAAAGGCATATTGCTGTTCCCGGCCCGCCGGGGTTGTCAGATCGATCATCTCCGCGTCCATGTCCAGTTTCTTTGCAAGCAGCCCAACCGCCCGCTTTGTTCCGCCTGTCGGGCTGAAAAAGGCCGCTTTCACCTGAAAATTCGTCATCTTGACCGCTCCTTCCAAAATACTTCTTTTTTCATTGTAACGCAAACCCGTCCAAAAAGCAAAAAGCCCGATGCGAAAACGCATCGGGCCCTCCGGAAAGCCTTATTTTTTCTTGCGTCCCTCGAACTCCTTGTTCGCAAGCACCACCACGCCGGTAAGCGCGAGCAGGCCCAAAAGGTTCGGGATGACCATGAGGCCGT from Anaerotruncus rubiinfantis includes:
- a CDS encoding DUF1836 domain-containing protein; amino-acid sequence: MKKLENYLEKALDDADLTPARLPGLDLYMDQILTLFDEGLAANKRRPDDKLLTKTMVNNYSKERLILPVKGKKYSRAQLMQLLCILNLKQNLSLADIRVLMQNVSEPADFEAAYSESLRLKEKLREQLPALLLGWIGADGDFSSASHSLAVVLALSSGSNYLRRVCEGIVDGQAETKK
- a CDS encoding glycoside hydrolase family 10 protein encodes the protein MKRILSVILSVFLLAGAAGCQRTSGEPSDRNDTREDVYLTRTNSKTVYGVEVPSALDERLPGELVQLSASADAAQQTPDNQPDEMRGVWLSYLNLDAMIKGQNEAQFTANIDAAFQKIADFGFNTVFAQVRPFGDAYYDSDYFPWSARITGTEGKNPGYDPLAVMCAAADKYDLRIEAWLNPYRVRVSATPEMASSNQAKKWLNAGNDAALSWNGGVYYNPGSADARKLIVNGVKEIVKNYDVDGIHFDDYFYPTSDLSFDRASYQKSGSKLGHADWRRENVNTLVREVYAAVKELDPDCIFGISPQGNTKINYESQFADVGKWLANPGYVDYILPQVYYGYQNDTCPYEETVAKWNGMIKTDGVRLYVGLAGYKVGVVDEWAGAGKNEWIGTTDLLARMVKTARQNSHYGGIAVYSYDSLFGQGGAQIEAECQNLQNLF
- a CDS encoding ComEA family DNA-binding protein; the encoded protein is MDWKLSFGSVGLIALILTGGLVWYNIQNAPREVPPSISFSEPAVINPYPELEGVHININRATVEELQQLPGIGETKAQAIYDYVQACGGIKSFRQLLDVEGIGEKTLRNIQPYLTISPPDKKGQP
- the trhA gene encoding PAQR family membrane homeostasis protein TrhA, giving the protein MPRIFLRARDPISSYSHFIGAGLSLVGLIVMAVHLALKPAPTPQLVISCLLFCLSLIALYCASGIYHFSMASEKVLLVLRKLDHAMIYVLIAGTYTPLLLNLLPKPGNVIFTTVMWGIAAAGIGMKLLWMNAPRWLGTTLYILMGWAIVVDLPALGQLPVFGIVLLVAGGLSYTAGGIIYMVKHPNFSDRFGFHEFFHLFVILGSLCHYFMVLLYIA
- a CDS encoding 4Fe-4S binding protein; amino-acid sequence: MTNFQVKAAFFSPTGGTKRAVGLLAKKLDMDAEMIDLTTPAGREQQYAFGGEDLLLAACPVYSGQIPPVDGLLENLKGEGTPCVVMAAYGNRHYDDALAQMKRLLEARGFRCIGGIACIIPHIYSEKLGSGRPDAADMEAFDRYAQKVREKLAKGDFSPAKFPGDENPKKKFPAQKEMTLDDSRCSRCGTCAAGCPTGAIDPETLAIDEAKCISCMRCVRICPAKARDFNANKIRLLLETMYKARKEVECFL
- a CDS encoding zinc ribbon domain-containing protein; translated protein: MFFIGIFGSDSKVVPVGQISGVVCPVCGKTVSMSVCRSYSYIHFFFIPVIKYHSVYIATCPQCASVFELSAETGKQIQHGGLAEARPGDLKLLRSNLVPRCPACGAAQSEDSLFCNKCGAKL